In the genome of Nocardia terpenica, one region contains:
- a CDS encoding DNA polymerase IV, giving the protein MDAFFASCEQLTRPTLRGRPVLVGGTGGRGVVAGASYEARVFGARSAMPMHMARRLVGVTAVVVPPRGVIYGEVSGQVFDALRSRIPVLETLSFDEAFAEPAELVGASVREVLEFCEQLRALVRDRTGLVASVGAGTGKQLAKIASGMAKPDGVRVISPAEQQALLGGLPVRKLWGIGPVAENRLRSVGIETVGAFAALPEQEAMSLLGGAVGAALHRLARGIDDRPVAERTEAKQISAETTYESDILTLAQLRAAIEKMAAAAYRRLTEDGRAARTVVLKLKKADMGIVTRSFTLPYATEDLTTLTAAAVRSAIDPGELGPIRLVGVGFGGLSAIRQESLFPELDQTLEPRRARAAAELDEFVSPEPTLALAADAPNSGPGATTNSGPGTLLAGTPAIPPATRSYTTAFWYPGRDVAHREHGHGWVQGSGHGRVTIRFETRSTGPGPAYTFAADDVDLSPADPLLSLR; this is encoded by the coding sequence ATGGATGCCTTCTTCGCGTCCTGCGAGCAGCTCACCCGGCCCACGCTGCGCGGCCGCCCGGTGCTGGTCGGGGGCACCGGGGGCCGGGGCGTGGTGGCGGGCGCCAGTTACGAGGCGCGGGTGTTCGGGGCCCGCTCGGCCATGCCGATGCATATGGCGCGGCGGCTGGTGGGGGTCACCGCGGTGGTGGTGCCGCCGCGCGGCGTGATCTACGGCGAGGTGAGCGGGCAGGTGTTCGACGCGCTGCGCTCGCGCATTCCGGTGCTGGAGACGCTGTCGTTCGACGAGGCGTTCGCCGAGCCCGCCGAGCTGGTCGGCGCCAGCGTGCGCGAGGTGCTGGAATTCTGCGAGCAGTTGCGCGCCCTGGTGCGCGATCGGACCGGCCTGGTCGCGTCGGTCGGCGCGGGCACCGGTAAGCAGCTGGCCAAGATCGCCTCCGGCATGGCCAAACCCGATGGGGTGCGGGTGATCTCGCCCGCCGAGCAGCAGGCGCTGCTGGGCGGGCTGCCGGTGCGCAAGCTGTGGGGCATCGGCCCGGTGGCCGAGAACCGGTTGCGCTCGGTGGGTATCGAGACGGTCGGCGCGTTCGCGGCCCTCCCGGAACAGGAGGCGATGTCGCTGCTGGGCGGCGCGGTCGGGGCGGCCCTGCACCGGCTGGCCCGCGGCATCGACGACCGCCCGGTCGCCGAGCGCACCGAGGCCAAGCAGATCAGCGCCGAAACCACCTACGAGAGCGACATTCTCACCCTCGCCCAGCTGCGCGCGGCGATCGAGAAGATGGCCGCGGCCGCCTACCGCCGCCTGACCGAGGACGGCCGCGCCGCCCGCACGGTGGTGCTGAAGCTGAAGAAGGCCGACATGGGCATCGTCACCCGCTCCTTCACCCTGCCCTACGCCACCGAGGACCTGACCACGCTGACCGCCGCCGCAGTGCGCTCGGCCATCGACCCGGGCGAGCTCGGCCCGATTCGCCTGGTGGGCGTGGGTTTCGGCGGCCTGTCCGCGATCCGGCAGGAGTCGCTGTTTCCCGAATTGGACCAGACGCTGGAGCCGCGCCGCGCCCGCGCCGCCGCCGAACTCGACGAATTCGTCTCGCCCGAGCCCACATTGGCGCTCGCGGCCGACGCCCCCAACTCTGGTCCCGGCGCCACCACCAACTCTGGTCCCGGCACGCTTTTGGCCGGGACCCCCGCCATACCACCCGCGACGCGCTCCTACACCACCGCCTTCTGGTATCCGGGCCGCGACGTCGCCCATCGTGAGCACGGACACGGCTGGGTGCAGGGCAGTGGGCACGGACGCGTAACAATTCGCTTCGAGACACGCTCGACAGGGCCGGGTCCGGCGTATACGTTCGCAGCCGACGATGTCGATCTTTCCCCGGCCGATCCGCTCCTTAGTCTTCGTTGA
- a CDS encoding arabinosyltransferase domain-containing protein yields MTDTMVRAGEAPAAGRRVGTATARSGNWAKPVAFVAGLLGALFALAVPLLPVRADHTTLSWPQQDSTRSITAPLVSYAPLTFDVSVPGRAAAQLASHGGVLVSSMPTGAPDLERYGFVARVRAAAGDKPARLEVILRNQALFDVPIDGLADDTLTVHADISSVTAELAGSGAKPVVLQGDYRPQLVGVFSDLSSADGAKVTAQVDSRFSVTPTVLKRAAMVLAMVFTAIALVALYRLDLFDGRRAWRWIPQRWRTFRWVDAAVLGALVVWHFIGSTTSDDGYQFGMARTSLVSGYMANYFRFFGVPENPVGTPPYDVIAHLSEISTASPWMRLPTLLAAIVTWLALSREVIPRLGVAVRHDRVAVWTGALGFLAVWLPYNNGLRPEPVVAVCVLLTWCFVERSIATHRLLPYAIAILIAAFSFTAAPSGLICVAPLLAGLRSAVRFGTERARDLIGTANSGEKISLRAWIGGFGPLVAPLVAAGFLVLAYAFAVQPLSAMFEMSRVHKIVGPSDPWYNEYLSYQWLFMPTADGSIGRRFGMVALWLGLLACAFVLLRRGGRIPFVAGGPARRLLGITFASMLLMALTPTKFTHHNGVYAGLAGAVAVLTAVAVGPRVMRSPRNRALFAAVIALALAQIFTSVNEWWYVSSYGIPWRDKAPSFHGFGLYQLFFAAAVLCLLLAGWWHVRAPEPGTPHRISPRAWRLAKIPPLTVAAALVVLFELGSFAKGAVSQYPAYSLARANVDAVFGKPCGLAEDVLVETDPNASLLHPLTGDPFTAFAGESKNFVPNGVGDLTPDGEPSNGSSISSAFNNKAGGDSGTQTGGAPLPFGLDSATTPELGTSGQAPGELTTGWYRLPADGDRSGIVSITAAGRIRSVDKDGVATPGQSVEIEYGTADSATTAHPLGRVTPMDIGPAPSWRNLRVPFTQIPAQANVVRIVASTRSLDPNQWIALTPPRVPQTRTLQDVVGSHGPVLLDWAVGLQFPCQRPFDHKDGIAQIPGWRILPDRTGAHDTNLWESHDGGGPLGWSQQLLRSHTLATYLKDDWRQDWGELQQLIPIDPRAVPATPAVTKDTHGGLWSPGHINTAW; encoded by the coding sequence GTGACGGACACGATGGTGAGGGCAGGCGAGGCGCCCGCGGCGGGCAGACGGGTTGGGACCGCGACAGCTCGGAGCGGGAACTGGGCCAAGCCGGTGGCCTTCGTCGCGGGACTGCTGGGTGCGCTGTTCGCCCTCGCCGTGCCGCTGCTGCCGGTGCGGGCGGACCACACCACACTGTCGTGGCCGCAGCAGGATTCGACGCGCTCCATCACCGCGCCGCTGGTCTCCTACGCGCCCTTGACCTTCGACGTCTCCGTCCCGGGACGCGCTGCGGCGCAACTGGCTTCGCACGGGGGCGTGCTCGTCTCCTCGATGCCGACGGGCGCGCCGGACCTGGAGCGCTACGGTTTCGTCGCGCGGGTGCGCGCGGCCGCCGGGGACAAACCCGCGCGGCTCGAGGTGATCCTGCGCAATCAGGCCCTGTTCGACGTGCCGATCGACGGCCTCGCCGACGACACCCTGACCGTGCACGCCGACATATCCTCGGTCACCGCCGAACTCGCCGGATCGGGCGCGAAACCGGTTGTGCTGCAGGGCGATTACCGCCCGCAGCTGGTGGGCGTGTTCAGCGACCTGAGCAGCGCCGACGGCGCGAAGGTGACCGCCCAGGTCGACAGCCGCTTCTCGGTGACGCCGACGGTGCTCAAACGCGCCGCGATGGTGCTGGCCATGGTGTTCACCGCGATCGCCCTGGTGGCGCTGTACCGGCTGGACCTGTTCGACGGCCGCCGGGCATGGCGCTGGATTCCGCAGCGCTGGCGGACCTTCCGATGGGTGGACGCCGCCGTGCTCGGCGCGCTCGTGGTCTGGCATTTCATCGGCTCCACCACCTCCGACGACGGCTATCAGTTCGGCATGGCCCGCACGTCGCTGGTCTCCGGCTATATGGCCAACTACTTCCGTTTCTTCGGCGTGCCCGAAAATCCGGTCGGCACACCGCCGTACGACGTGATCGCGCACCTGTCCGAGATCAGCACCGCCAGCCCGTGGATGCGGCTGCCCACGCTGCTGGCCGCCATCGTCACCTGGCTGGCGCTGAGCCGCGAGGTGATTCCGCGGCTCGGCGTGGCGGTGCGGCACGATCGGGTGGCGGTATGGACCGGCGCGCTCGGCTTCCTGGCGGTGTGGCTGCCCTATAACAATGGGCTGCGACCGGAGCCGGTGGTGGCGGTGTGCGTGCTGCTCACCTGGTGTTTCGTCGAGCGCTCGATCGCCACGCACCGGCTGCTGCCGTATGCGATCGCGATCCTGATCGCCGCCTTCAGTTTCACGGCCGCCCCGTCGGGGCTGATCTGTGTGGCACCGCTGCTGGCCGGGCTGCGATCGGCGGTGCGATTCGGCACCGAGCGCGCCCGCGATCTGATCGGCACCGCGAACTCCGGCGAGAAGATCTCGTTGCGCGCCTGGATCGGCGGATTCGGCCCGCTGGTCGCCCCGTTGGTCGCGGCCGGATTCCTGGTGCTGGCCTACGCTTTCGCCGTCCAGCCGCTGTCGGCGATGTTCGAGATGAGCCGCGTGCACAAGATCGTCGGCCCCTCCGACCCCTGGTACAACGAGTATCTGAGCTATCAGTGGCTGTTCATGCCCACCGCCGACGGCTCGATCGGCCGCCGGTTCGGCATGGTCGCGCTGTGGCTGGGGCTGCTGGCGTGCGCATTCGTGTTGCTGCGCAGGGGCGGTCGCATTCCGTTCGTCGCGGGCGGCCCGGCGCGGCGGCTGCTCGGCATCACCTTCGCGTCCATGCTGCTGATGGCGCTGACCCCGACCAAGTTCACCCACCACAACGGCGTGTACGCCGGGCTCGCGGGTGCGGTCGCCGTGCTGACCGCCGTGGCCGTCGGCCCGCGGGTGATGCGTTCGCCGCGCAACCGGGCGCTGTTCGCGGCGGTGATCGCGCTGGCCCTTGCGCAGATCTTCACCAGCGTGAACGAGTGGTGGTACGTCTCCAGTTACGGAATTCCGTGGCGGGACAAGGCGCCGTCGTTCCACGGCTTCGGCCTGTACCAGCTGTTCTTCGCCGCGGCCGTGCTGTGCCTGCTGCTGGCCGGGTGGTGGCACGTGCGGGCGCCGGAACCCGGTACGCCGCACCGGATCTCGCCGCGCGCCTGGCGGCTGGCCAAGATTCCGCCGCTGACGGTGGCGGCGGCGCTGGTCGTGCTGTTCGAGCTGGGCTCGTTCGCGAAGGGCGCGGTCAGCCAGTATCCGGCCTATTCGCTGGCCCGCGCGAATGTCGACGCGGTCTTCGGCAAGCCGTGCGGGCTGGCCGAGGACGTGCTGGTGGAGACCGATCCCAATGCCTCGCTGCTGCATCCGCTGACCGGCGACCCGTTCACCGCCTTCGCCGGGGAGTCGAAGAACTTCGTGCCCAACGGCGTCGGCGATCTGACCCCGGACGGCGAGCCGAGCAACGGCAGCAGTATCTCCAGCGCGTTCAACAACAAGGCCGGTGGGGACAGCGGCACCCAGACCGGCGGCGCCCCACTGCCGTTCGGCCTGGACTCGGCGACCACGCCCGAACTCGGCACCTCCGGCCAGGCTCCCGGCGAGCTGACCACCGGCTGGTACCGGCTGCCCGCCGACGGCGACCGCAGCGGCATCGTCTCGATCACCGCGGCCGGGCGGATCCGCTCGGTGGACAAGGACGGCGTGGCGACCCCGGGCCAGTCCGTCGAAATCGAGTACGGTACCGCCGATTCCGCGACCACCGCGCATCCGCTGGGCCGGGTCACCCCGATGGATATCGGGCCCGCGCCGTCGTGGCGCAACCTGCGGGTGCCGTTCACCCAGATTCCGGCGCAGGCGAATGTGGTTCGCATCGTGGCCAGTACGCGCAGCCTCGACCCGAACCAGTGGATCGCGCTCACCCCGCCCCGGGTGCCGCAGACCCGCACCCTGCAGGACGTGGTCGGCTCGCACGGCCCGGTGCTGCTGGATTGGGCGGTGGGCCTGCAGTTCCCGTGCCAGCGGCCGTTCGACCACAAGGACGGCATCGCCCAGATCCCGGGCTGGCGCATCCTGCCCGACCGCACCGGCGCCCACGACACCAACCTGTGGGAGAGCCACGACGGCGGCGGCCCCCTCGGCTGGAGCCAGCAGCTCCTGCGCTCCCACACCCTGGCCACCTACCTGAAGGACGACTGGCGCCAGGACTGGGGCGAACTCCAACAGCTCATCCCCATCGACCCTCGAGCCGTCCCCGCCACCCCGGCCGTCACCAAGGACACCCACGGCGGCCTGTGGAGCCCGGGGCATATCAATACGGCCTGGTAG
- the lspA gene encoding signal peptidase II: MSAVSTERPREQHTDDHDPSPGDTPAASPESVPARPRRLPALLLVAAVAFALDLGTKALVVANMKPHESISIIDDVVRLTLIRNPGAAFNMATGMTWLLTLIAAGVVIGVLRIGRSLRSVGWAVGLGLVLGGALGNLTDRLFRSPGPLQGHVVDFISVTKWWPVFNMADSSIVCGAILLVALTVFGFEPDGTRNRGEQEQGA; this comes from the coding sequence ATGTCTGCTGTGAGTACCGAGCGGCCCCGCGAGCAGCACACCGACGATCACGACCCGTCACCCGGCGATACGCCCGCGGCGAGCCCCGAATCGGTTCCCGCCCGGCCGCGCCGGCTGCCCGCGTTGCTGCTGGTCGCCGCCGTCGCCTTCGCCCTGGACCTGGGCACGAAGGCCCTGGTGGTGGCGAATATGAAGCCCCATGAATCGATTTCGATCATCGATGACGTGGTGCGGCTCACGCTGATCCGCAACCCGGGCGCCGCGTTCAATATGGCCACCGGCATGACCTGGCTGCTGACGCTGATCGCGGCGGGCGTGGTGATCGGGGTGCTGCGCATCGGCCGGTCGCTGCGGAGCGTGGGCTGGGCCGTCGGCCTGGGCCTGGTGCTGGGCGGCGCGCTCGGCAATCTGACGGATCGGCTGTTCCGGTCGCCGGGCCCGCTGCAGGGGCATGTGGTCGACTTCATCTCGGTGACCAAGTGGTGGCCGGTATTCAATATGGCCGACTCCTCGATCGTGTGCGGCGCCATCCTGCTGGTGGCGCTGACCGTGTTCGGTTTCGAGCCCGACGGCACCCGTAACCGCGGCGAGCAGGAGCAGGGCGCATGA
- a CDS encoding RluA family pseudouridine synthase: MRETRSMPVPDGLDGMRVDAGLSRLLGLSRTAVATMAEEGAVQIDGAAAGKSDRLSAGAWLEVEFPEPRRELTVEATPVEGMKILYADDDIVAVDKPVGVAAHTGVGWSGPTVVGGLAAMGYRISTSGAHERQGIVHRLDVGTSGVMVVAQSEHAYTVLKRAFKQRTVDKRYHALVQGHPDPSSGTIDAPIGRARGNDWKFAVTADGRPSVTHYDTVEAFQAASLLDIHLETGRTHQIRVHFSAIRHPCCGDLTYGADPRLAARLGLERQWLHARSLGFAHPADGRWVEITSDYPADLEHALDVLRHA, from the coding sequence ATGAGGGAGACACGGTCCATGCCGGTTCCGGACGGCCTCGACGGCATGCGCGTCGACGCCGGGCTGTCCCGGCTGCTCGGGTTGTCGCGCACCGCGGTCGCCACCATGGCCGAGGAGGGCGCGGTCCAGATCGACGGCGCGGCGGCCGGTAAGTCCGACCGGCTGTCGGCGGGTGCCTGGCTGGAGGTCGAATTCCCGGAGCCCCGGCGCGAGCTGACCGTCGAGGCGACGCCGGTGGAGGGCATGAAGATCCTCTACGCCGACGACGACATCGTGGCGGTGGACAAACCGGTCGGGGTGGCCGCGCATACCGGTGTCGGCTGGTCCGGCCCCACGGTGGTGGGCGGGCTGGCCGCGATGGGCTACCGCATCTCCACCTCGGGCGCGCACGAGCGGCAGGGCATCGTGCACCGGCTCGACGTCGGCACCTCCGGGGTGATGGTGGTCGCGCAGTCCGAGCACGCGTACACCGTGCTGAAGCGGGCGTTCAAGCAGCGCACCGTCGACAAGCGCTATCACGCACTGGTGCAGGGGCATCCGGATCCGTCCAGCGGCACCATCGACGCGCCGATCGGCCGGGCCCGCGGCAACGACTGGAAGTTCGCGGTCACCGCGGACGGGCGGCCCAGCGTCACCCACTACGACACCGTGGAGGCGTTCCAGGCGGCCAGCCTGCTCGACATCCACCTGGAAACCGGCCGCACCCACCAGATTCGGGTGCACTTCTCCGCGATCCGGCACCCCTGCTGCGGCGACCTCACCTACGGCGCCGACCCGCGGTTGGCCGCGCGCCTGGGCCTGGAACGCCAATGGCTGCATGCTCGTTCGCTGGGCTTCGCCCATCCCGCCGACGGTCGCTGGGTCGAGATCACCAGCGACTACCCGGCCGACCTGGAGCATGCGCTGGACGTCCTGCGTCATGCGTGA
- a CDS encoding ADP-ribosylglycohydrolase family protein yields the protein MELTAQQRDRAAGVLPGTAAGDALGAAYEFTHPTPDTEIYMKGGGSFFWEVGEWTDDTSMAVAVALAAADAGNLHKTGGLDAVAARFVQWWDSRPKDVGMQTSRVLRERSANADLMRRRAFALDGLTGGNGSLMRTAPVALAYLRDAERCAIAARAVSDLTHSDPRAGEACVLWSLAIRHAVLYGTYDGVRGSLPAVDREFWEPLLDQAESGAPHDFPKNGWVVHALQTAWWAITHTDSLPAALEAAVRAGGDTDTTAAIAGGLLGARWGYSAIPEQWTQILHGYPGFRTEDLLAVTQRILAH from the coding sequence GTGGAACTGACTGCACAGCAACGGGATCGAGCGGCCGGGGTGTTACCCGGTACGGCGGCGGGCGACGCGCTCGGCGCCGCCTACGAATTCACCCATCCCACACCGGATACCGAGATCTACATGAAGGGCGGCGGATCGTTCTTCTGGGAGGTGGGGGAGTGGACCGACGATACCTCGATGGCGGTCGCCGTCGCGCTGGCCGCCGCGGACGCCGGGAACCTGCACAAGACCGGCGGCCTGGACGCGGTGGCGGCGCGCTTCGTGCAGTGGTGGGATTCGCGGCCCAAGGACGTCGGCATGCAGACCAGCCGGGTGCTGCGGGAGCGCAGCGCCAACGCCGACCTGATGCGTCGGCGGGCGTTCGCGCTGGACGGGCTCACCGGCGGTAACGGCTCGCTCATGCGCACCGCGCCCGTCGCCCTGGCCTACCTGCGCGACGCCGAGCGCTGCGCGATCGCGGCCCGCGCGGTGAGCGATCTGACCCACAGCGACCCGCGGGCGGGGGAAGCGTGTGTGCTGTGGTCGCTGGCCATCCGGCACGCCGTGCTGTATGGCACCTACGACGGCGTGCGCGGTTCCCTGCCCGCGGTCGACCGGGAGTTCTGGGAGCCCCTGCTGGACCAGGCCGAATCCGGTGCGCCGCACGACTTTCCGAAGAACGGCTGGGTGGTGCACGCGCTGCAGACCGCCTGGTGGGCCATCACCCACACCGATTCGCTGCCCGCCGCGCTGGAGGCGGCCGTGCGGGCGGGTGGCGACACCGACACCACCGCGGCCATCGCGGGCGGGCTGCTCGGGGCGCGCTGGGGGTATTCGGCGATTCCGGAGCAGTGGACGCAGATCCTGCACGGGTATCCGGGGTTTCGGACGGAAGATTTGCTGGCGGTGACGCAGCGGATTCTGGCTCACTGA
- a CDS encoding HAD-IC family P-type ATPase, whose translation MSTTEQAARAPGLTAAEVQQRVRDGQANDMPDRASRSVADIVRANVFTRINAILGVLFVLVLATGSIIDGMFGLLIVANSVVGIVQELRAKQTLDKLAIVGQAKPVVRREGRALEVAPRDVVLDDLIELGPGDQIVVDGVVEESELLEVDESLLTGEADPIDKATGAQVMSGSFVVSGSGAYRATKVGRDAYAAELAAEASKFTLVNSELRNGIDTILKVITYLLIPAGLVTIYNQLFSSHQSWRAALNGMVAALVPMVPEGLVLMTSIAFAVGVVRLGRRKCLVQELPAIEGLARVDVVCADKTGTLTENGMRLSELRVVGDMPERALREVLAAMASDDPRPNASVAAIGEALPDGPGWAQSAVAPFSSAKKWSGFSYGEHGNWLLGAPDVLLDADSPIAATAQEIGAQGLRVLLLASSDRPVDAPDAPGIVTAQALVVLEQKVRPDARETLEYFAEQNVAIKVISGDNAVSVGAVASSLGLPGGDRAVDARRLPSAEGELADVLDRETTFGRVRPDQKRAMVGALQSRGHTVAMTGDGVNDVLALKDADIGVAMGAGSPATRAVAQIVLLDNRFATLPYVVGEGRRVIGNIERVSNLFLTKTVYSVLLAFLVGAAGIGSQLFHYDPLPYPFLPRHVTIAAWFTIGIPAFILSLAPNNERARTGFVPRVLRLAVPSGAVIGVMTFLAYLFAYRGAHQSEVEKVQAGTTALITLLIIAVWVLAIVARPWNWWKLVLIGGSVAGYLILFTVPFTKHFFKLDPSNLELTGAAVVCGLIGIALVEAAWWLSAALTGEKRGLFPSAPGEKD comes from the coding sequence ATGTCGACCACCGAGCAGGCCGCGCGGGCTCCCGGCCTCACCGCGGCCGAGGTCCAGCAACGTGTCCGCGACGGGCAGGCCAACGATATGCCGGATCGGGCGAGCCGCTCGGTCGCCGATATCGTCCGGGCCAACGTCTTCACCCGGATCAATGCCATCCTCGGTGTGCTGTTCGTGCTGGTGCTGGCGACCGGATCGATCATCGACGGGATGTTCGGCCTGCTCATCGTCGCCAACAGCGTGGTCGGCATCGTGCAGGAGCTGCGGGCCAAACAGACCCTGGACAAGCTCGCCATCGTCGGCCAGGCCAAACCGGTGGTGCGCCGCGAGGGCCGCGCGCTGGAGGTGGCGCCCCGCGACGTCGTGCTCGACGACCTGATCGAGCTCGGCCCCGGCGACCAGATCGTGGTCGACGGCGTCGTCGAGGAGTCCGAGCTGCTCGAGGTGGACGAGTCGCTACTCACCGGCGAGGCCGACCCGATCGACAAGGCGACCGGCGCCCAGGTCATGTCGGGCAGCTTCGTGGTGTCCGGCTCGGGCGCCTACCGCGCCACCAAGGTCGGCCGCGACGCCTACGCCGCCGAGCTGGCCGCCGAGGCCAGCAAGTTCACCCTGGTGAACTCCGAACTGCGCAACGGCATCGACACCATCCTGAAGGTCATTACCTATCTGCTGATCCCGGCCGGGCTGGTCACCATCTACAACCAGCTGTTCTCCAGTCATCAGTCCTGGCGGGCCGCGCTCAACGGCATGGTGGCCGCGCTGGTGCCGATGGTGCCCGAGGGTCTGGTGCTGATGACCTCCATCGCGTTCGCGGTCGGCGTGGTGCGGTTGGGCAGGCGCAAGTGCCTGGTGCAGGAGCTGCCCGCGATCGAGGGCCTGGCCCGCGTCGACGTGGTGTGCGCCGACAAGACCGGCACCCTCACCGAGAACGGCATGCGGCTGTCGGAATTGCGTGTGGTGGGCGATATGCCGGAACGGGCGCTGCGAGAGGTGTTGGCGGCCATGGCCTCCGACGACCCGCGGCCCAACGCCAGCGTGGCCGCCATCGGGGAGGCGCTTCCGGACGGGCCGGGCTGGGCGCAGTCCGCGGTCGCGCCGTTCTCCTCGGCCAAGAAGTGGAGCGGATTCTCCTACGGCGAGCACGGCAATTGGCTGCTCGGCGCGCCGGATGTGCTGCTGGACGCCGACTCTCCGATCGCCGCGACCGCCCAGGAGATCGGCGCGCAGGGCCTGCGGGTGCTGCTGCTGGCGTCCAGCGACCGGCCCGTGGACGCCCCCGACGCGCCCGGCATCGTCACCGCGCAGGCACTGGTGGTGCTCGAGCAGAAGGTGCGCCCGGACGCGCGGGAGACGCTGGAGTACTTCGCCGAGCAGAACGTGGCGATCAAGGTGATCTCCGGCGACAATGCCGTCTCGGTCGGCGCGGTGGCCTCCTCGCTCGGGCTGCCCGGCGGCGACCGTGCCGTGGACGCGCGCCGATTGCCCTCCGCGGAGGGCGAATTGGCGGATGTGCTCGACCGCGAGACCACCTTCGGCCGGGTGCGGCCGGATCAGAAGCGGGCCATGGTCGGCGCGCTACAGTCGCGCGGGCACACGGTCGCGATGACCGGCGACGGCGTCAACGACGTGCTGGCGCTCAAGGATGCCGACATCGGCGTGGCCATGGGCGCGGGCAGCCCCGCCACCCGGGCGGTGGCGCAGATCGTGTTGCTGGACAACAGGTTCGCCACCCTGCCCTATGTGGTGGGCGAGGGGCGCCGGGTGATCGGCAATATCGAGCGGGTCTCGAATCTGTTCCTCACCAAGACCGTCTACTCGGTGCTGCTGGCCTTCCTGGTGGGCGCGGCCGGGATCGGTTCGCAGCTGTTCCACTACGACCCGCTGCCGTATCCGTTCCTGCCGCGGCACGTGACGATCGCGGCCTGGTTCACCATCGGCATCCCGGCGTTCATCCTGTCGCTGGCGCCCAACAACGAAAGGGCGCGAACCGGATTCGTGCCCCGCGTGCTGCGGCTGGCGGTCCCCTCGGGCGCGGTGATCGGCGTGATGACCTTCCTCGCCTACCTGTTCGCCTACCGGGGCGCGCACCAGAGCGAGGTGGAGAAGGTGCAGGCGGGCACCACGGCGTTGATCACGCTGCTGATCATCGCGGTGTGGGTGCTGGCGATCGTGGCGCGGCCGTGGAACTGGTGGAAGCTGGTGCTGATCGGCGGTTCGGTGGCCGGGTATCTGATCCTGTTCACGGTGCCGTTCACCAAGCACTTCTTCAAACTCGATCCGTCGAACCTCGAGCTCACCGGCGCGGCGGTGGTGTGCGGACTGATCGGCATCGCGCTGGTCGAGGCGGCGTGGTGGCTGAGCGCGGCGCTGACCGGCGAGAAACGCGGGTTGTTCCCCAGCGCGCCGGGTGAAAAGGACTGA
- a CDS encoding PhzF family phenazine biosynthesis protein — MEVLLHQIDAFADAPFTGNPAAVMPLLEWLPDQVMQQVAEENNLAETAFYTSELPPGAGPPPGDGPAFHLRWFTPAAEVSMCGHATLAAAAQILEDMHPGEDRVHFHTRSGWLSVERTDDDELILDLPALESLDVVPDPVLMAALGVRPLRALTGQDELVVLATEAEVREVRPNFAVFPKLPRGVIVTAPGDTADFVSRVFAPGVGIPEDPVTGSAHAQLTPFWARDLGRPHLSARQLSPRGGRLHCTLSGTRVQLTGRCRRYLDGVVRLPD, encoded by the coding sequence ATGGAGGTGCTGCTGCATCAGATCGATGCGTTCGCCGATGCGCCGTTCACCGGCAACCCCGCGGCGGTGATGCCGCTGTTGGAGTGGTTACCCGATCAGGTGATGCAGCAGGTCGCCGAGGAGAACAACCTCGCCGAGACCGCCTTCTACACCTCCGAGCTACCACCCGGGGCGGGGCCGCCGCCGGGTGACGGTCCGGCGTTTCACCTACGCTGGTTCACCCCGGCGGCGGAGGTGTCGATGTGCGGGCACGCGACGCTGGCCGCGGCGGCGCAGATCCTCGAGGATATGCATCCCGGCGAGGACCGCGTGCACTTCCACACCCGCAGCGGCTGGCTCAGCGTCGAGCGCACCGACGACGACGAGCTGATCCTGGACCTGCCCGCGCTCGAATCCCTCGATGTGGTGCCCGATCCCGTGCTGATGGCCGCCCTCGGCGTGCGCCCGCTGCGCGCCCTCACCGGACAGGACGAGCTGGTCGTGCTCGCCACCGAGGCCGAGGTGCGCGAGGTGCGCCCGAATTTCGCGGTCTTCCCGAAGCTGCCGCGCGGCGTGATCGTCACCGCCCCCGGCGACACCGCCGACTTCGTCTCCCGCGTGTTCGCCCCCGGCGTCGGCATTCCGGAGGACCCGGTCACCGGATCCGCGCACGCCCAGCTCACCCCGTTCTGGGCCCGCGACCTGGGCCGCCCGCACCTGTCGGCCCGCCAGCTCTCGCCGCGCGGCGGCCGCCTGCACTGCACCCTGTCCGGCACCCGCGTGCAGCTCACCGGCCGCTGCCGCCGCTACCTCGACGGCGTGGTCCGCCTCCCGGACTGA
- a CDS encoding group I truncated hemoglobin, which produces MRIPTPFRQKSAAVAEPTIYDSIGGHPALESVVEDFYVRVLADEQLAGFFTGTNMSRLKGRQVEFFAAALGGPEPYTGAPMKQVHQGRGITLDHFNLVAGHLTAALLAAGVPAETVTQIIAAVAPLADDIASGSATA; this is translated from the coding sequence ATGCGTATACCGACACCGTTTCGACAGAAGTCGGCCGCCGTCGCCGAGCCGACCATCTACGACTCGATCGGCGGCCACCCCGCCTTGGAGAGTGTGGTCGAGGACTTCTATGTGCGGGTTCTTGCCGACGAGCAGTTGGCCGGGTTCTTCACCGGGACCAATATGTCTCGGCTGAAGGGGCGGCAGGTGGAGTTCTTCGCTGCCGCCCTCGGTGGTCCAGAGCCGTATACGGGTGCGCCGATGAAGCAGGTGCATCAGGGGCGCGGGATCACCCTGGACCATTTCAATCTGGTGGCGGGGCATCTCACCGCCGCTCTGCTTGCCGCGGGGGTTCCGGCGGAGACCGTCACGCAGATCATTGCCGCCGTCGCGCCGCTGGCCGACGATATCGCCTCGGGCTCGGCCACCGCGTAG